Proteins co-encoded in one Apteryx mantelli isolate bAptMan1 chromosome 4, bAptMan1.hap1, whole genome shotgun sequence genomic window:
- the DNAL1 gene encoding dynein axonemal light chain 1 isoform X2 has translation MAKATTIKEALAKWEEKTGQKASEAKEVKLYGQIPPVERMDESLSTLVNCEKLSLSTNCIERITNLNSLKNLRILSLGRNNIKNLNGLEAVADTLEELWISYNFIEKLRGIRVMKKLKVLYMSNNLVKDWAEFVRLAELPLLEDLVFVGNPLQEKYASDQKNSWIEEATKRVPKLKKLDVSYL, from the exons ATG gcaAAAGCAACAACTATCAAAGAAGCTCTAGCCAAATGG gaagaaaaaactgGACAGAAGGCTTCAGAGGCAAAGGAGGTGAAACTCTATGGCCAGATTCCTCCTGTAGAGAGGATGGATGAATCTCTCTCCACGCTTGTTAACTGCGA GAAGCTGTCATTGTCTACAAACTGCATTGAAAGAATCACCAACTTGAACAGCCTAA aaaatttgagaaTTCTGTCTTTGGGAAGAAATAACATAAAGAACTTGAACGGATTG GAGGCAGTTGCAGATACTTTAGAGGAGCTGTGGATCTCATACAACTTCATTGAGAAGCTGAGGGGGATCCGTGTAATGAAGAAGCTGAAGGTTCTCTATATGTCAAATAATTTGGTGAAAGACTGGG CAGAGTTTGTGAGACTGGCAGAGTTGCCATTACTAGAGGATCTGGTGTTTGTAGGCAATCCACTACAAGAGAAATACGCCTCTGATCAGAAGAACAGTTGGATTGAAGAAGCAACCAAACGAGTGCCCAAGCTGAAAAAGCTAGATG tttcctatttgtGA
- the DNAL1 gene encoding dynein axonemal light chain 1 isoform X1, whose product MAKATTIKEALAKWEEKTGQKASEAKEVKLYGQIPPVERMDESLSTLVNCEKLSLSTNCIERITNLNSLKNLRILSLGRNNIKNLNGLEAVADTLEELWISYNFIEKLRGIRVMKKLKVLYMSNNLVKDWAEFVRLAELPLLEDLVFVGNPLQEKYASDQKNSWIEEATKRVPKLKKLDGILVIKQEDEEEGGN is encoded by the exons ATG gcaAAAGCAACAACTATCAAAGAAGCTCTAGCCAAATGG gaagaaaaaactgGACAGAAGGCTTCAGAGGCAAAGGAGGTGAAACTCTATGGCCAGATTCCTCCTGTAGAGAGGATGGATGAATCTCTCTCCACGCTTGTTAACTGCGA GAAGCTGTCATTGTCTACAAACTGCATTGAAAGAATCACCAACTTGAACAGCCTAA aaaatttgagaaTTCTGTCTTTGGGAAGAAATAACATAAAGAACTTGAACGGATTG GAGGCAGTTGCAGATACTTTAGAGGAGCTGTGGATCTCATACAACTTCATTGAGAAGCTGAGGGGGATCCGTGTAATGAAGAAGCTGAAGGTTCTCTATATGTCAAATAATTTGGTGAAAGACTGGG CAGAGTTTGTGAGACTGGCAGAGTTGCCATTACTAGAGGATCTGGTGTTTGTAGGCAATCCACTACAAGAGAAATACGCCTCTGATCAGAAGAACAGTTGGATTGAAGAAGCAACCAAACGAGTGCCCAAGCTGAAAAAGCTAGATG gtaTCCTAGTTATTAAACAAGAAgatgaggaagaaggaggaaacTGA
- the LOC106498362 gene encoding acyl-coenzyme A thioesterase 5-like, with translation MWRATAAAAAAPVRALCRAPLLPPPPPRRRAVSVAVSPAAGLADERVETRVAGLGPGQPVTLRAVAADERGCLFQSCAHYRADGRGELHLGTDASHGGDYTGVEPMGLFWSLAPAGMERPYQRLLPRSTGTPMKVEMLVHQGHSRPDAMPGPVMAKAEVERWFTAPGVRRIRLKEGGVRGSLFLPPGDGPFPGVIDMYGDEGGLIEFRSSLLATHGFAALSLPYFDFEDLPKVMKEFKLEYFEDAARFLQRHPKVKGPGVGVIGTGKGAELALSMITFLPEVVAAVCISGCSSNTVADLHYGEMTLPGLRFDMDKVSVSDAGVFDTFEALDDPMNPANSPCTIPIEKAEGHFLLVVGEDDRMWKSSLYAELAIGRLRQHGKENFELLSYPGAGHRIDPPSTPFCQVAVDRVLGVPVLGGGESKAHAHAQEHSWGKIQEFLHLHLG, from the exons ATGTGGAGAgccactgccgccgccgccgccgccccggtgcgGGCCCTGTGCCGtgccccgctgctgccgccgccacccccgcggcggcgggccgTGAGCGTGGCGGTGTCGCCGGCCGCTGGCCTGGCGGACGAGCGCGTGGAGACGCGGGTGGCGGGGCTGGGCCCGGGGCAGCCGGTGACGCTGCGGGCGGTGGCGGCGGACGAGCGCGGCTGCCTCTTCCAGTCGTGCGCGCACTACCGGGCCGACGGCCGCGGCGAGCTGCACCTGGGCACGGACGCCTCGCACGGCGGCGACTACACCGGCGTGGAGCCCATGGGGCTCTTCTGGAGCCTCGCCCCCGCCGGCATGGAGCGGCCTTACCAGCGGCTCCTGCCCCGCAGCACCGGCACCCCCATGAAGGTGGAGATGCTGGTGCACCAGGGCCACAGCCGGCCCGACGCCATGCCCGGTCCGGTGATGGCCAAGGCCGAGGTGGAGCGGTGGTTCACGGCGCCCGGCGTGCGGCGGATCCGGCTCAAGGAGGGAGGCGTGCGGGGCTCCCTCTTCCTGCCGCCCG GAGATGGCCCCTTTCCAGGAGTGATTGACATGTACGGTGATGAAGGGGGTTTAATTGAATTTAGATCCAGCCTTCTGGCCACCCATGGTTTTgctgctctttctctgccttACTTTGACTTTGAAGATCTGCCTAAGGTCATGAAAGAATTCAAACTCGAGTACTTTGAGGACGCAGCTAGATTTCTACAGCGTCACCCGAAG GTGAAGGGGCCAGGAGTTGGAGTGATTGGGACTGGGAAAGGGGCAGAATTAGCACTCTCCATGATCACCTTCCTGCCAGAAGTAGTGGCTGCTGTCTGTATCTCCGGCTGTAGTTCGAACACAGTTGCAGACCTCCATTATGGTGAGATGACTCTGCCTGGGCTGCGTTTTGATATGGATAAGGTCAGTGTTTCTGACGCTGGTGTATTTGACACTTTTGAAGCTCTGGATGACCCAATGAATCCTGCTAATTCTCCTTGCACAATCCCCATAGAAAAAGCTGAAGGTCACTTTCTCTTAGTGGTAGGAGAAGATGATCGTATGTGGAAGAGCTCCTTATATGCTGAGCTGGCAATTGGGCGTCTGCGCCAGCATGGGAAAGAAAACTTTGAGCTCTTGAGTTACCCAGGAGCAGGCCACCGAATCGATCCTCCTTCTACTCCATTCTGTCAGGTAGCTGTGGATCGTGTTCTGGGGGTACCTGTCCTGGGGGGTGGAGAGAGCAAAGCACATGCCCATGCACAGGAACACTCCTGGGGAAAGATTCAGGAGTTTCTGCACTTGCATTTGGGATGA